A single Paenibacillus kribbensis DNA region contains:
- the dtd gene encoding D-aminoacyl-tRNA deacylase — MKIIIQRCKDAQVTVNQKVVGKIGAGLMLLVGIGQGDTAADAVYLADKTAGLRIFEDAEGKMNDSVLDVGGSILSVSQFTLYGDCRKGRRPNFMGAAKPEDAEKLYDFFNSQLRAKGLEVETGIFGAMMDVSLTNWGPVTLILDSERS; from the coding sequence ATGAAAATCATCATTCAGCGCTGTAAAGACGCTCAGGTAACGGTTAATCAAAAGGTGGTCGGCAAGATTGGAGCCGGATTAATGCTGCTGGTCGGTATAGGTCAGGGAGATACGGCGGCTGATGCCGTTTACTTGGCGGATAAAACAGCGGGATTACGTATATTTGAGGATGCTGAAGGAAAAATGAACGACAGTGTGCTGGATGTCGGCGGGTCCATTTTGTCGGTCTCTCAGTTTACATTGTATGGTGACTGCCGTAAGGGGAGAAGGCCCAACTTTATGGGAGCGGCCAAGCCTGAGGATGCAGAGAAGCTGTATGATTTTTTCAACAGCCAGCTTCGAGCCAAAGGCTTGGAGGTCGAGACGGGCATTTTTGGAGCGATGATGGATGTATCATTAACCAACTGGGGCCCGGTGACGCTGATTCTGGATAGCGAACGTTCGTAG